A genomic region of Pseudomonadota bacterium contains the following coding sequences:
- a CDS encoding cation-translocating P-type ATPase, with amino-acid sequence MTRATGAAAPLAKGPRASGEDRAWPGLSEEEAARRLIEVGANELPVQHRRGLWALAFEVVREPMFLMLVAAGVLYLVMGEPADALMLLSFVIVVMSITIVQERRTERALEALRDLSSPRALVIRGGLQRRIPGREVVPGDVILLAEGDRVPADAILRSALHLAVDESLLTGESLPVRKVAAAAAIALDRPGGDDLPSVYSGTLVTSGQALAEVLTTAGGTELGKIGRALQQVQVAPTRLQRETARLVRTLALVGLSLCALVVVVYALTRGGAALAWKEGLLAGIAMAMATLPEEFPVVLTVFLALGAWRISRSQVLTRRMPAVETLGAATVLCVDKTGTLTVNQMALRTLSAEGCALTLDGSETALPEALHALLESAILASKRDPFDPMERALQGAGERLLRNTEHLHPEWRLLREFPLTAERLAVTHAWDPLAGAEAAIAVKGAPETVAAMCALTPERRVAFEQEVARLAGEGLRVLAVACGAAPTRALPEQPEQLGLTLVGLLGFADPLRSTVPAAVSECHAAGIRVVMITGDYPVTALSIARQAGLGDAARVMTGEALDALSDEDLARRVGQVEVFARVVPAQKLRIVNALKAAGEVVAMTGDGVNDAPALKAAHIGIAMGARGTDVAREAAALVLLDDDFSSIVAAVRLGRRIFDNIRKAVAFILAVHVPIAGLSMIPVLLGDWPLLLLPVHIVFLELVIDPSCSLVYEAEEAEPDVMRRPPRSPRERLFSWRTIGVSVLQGLSVLVVCLAVFVWARRHHSTDAARALTFASLVVASLMIILTNRSWSRTIAATLRQPNAALWWVVGGTTVLLAVVLLLPGARRLFHFAPIHLPDLALALGGGLTCVLWFELLKLSQRWGGWLSVSARGARPQGRRSNAPDDRGAS; translated from the coding sequence ATGACCAGGGCGACAGGGGCTGCAGCGCCATTGGCGAAGGGTCCGAGGGCATCGGGGGAGGATCGGGCCTGGCCCGGCCTGAGCGAGGAGGAGGCCGCACGCCGCCTGATCGAGGTCGGCGCCAATGAGCTGCCAGTGCAGCATCGGCGCGGGCTCTGGGCTCTCGCCTTCGAGGTCGTGCGCGAGCCGATGTTCCTGATGCTCGTGGCCGCGGGGGTGCTCTATTTGGTGATGGGCGAGCCGGCGGACGCGCTGATGCTCCTCAGCTTCGTGATCGTCGTCATGAGCATCACGATCGTTCAGGAGCGGCGCACGGAGCGCGCGCTCGAGGCGCTGCGCGATCTCTCGAGCCCGCGCGCATTGGTCATCCGCGGTGGGCTACAGCGGCGGATTCCCGGTCGCGAGGTGGTGCCCGGCGATGTGATCTTGCTGGCCGAAGGCGACCGCGTGCCCGCCGATGCGATCCTGCGCAGCGCGCTCCACTTGGCCGTCGACGAGTCCCTCCTAACCGGCGAGTCGCTGCCGGTGCGAAAGGTCGCGGCCGCGGCGGCGATTGCGCTCGACCGCCCCGGCGGCGACGATTTGCCCTCCGTCTACTCGGGCACGCTGGTCACCAGCGGGCAGGCGCTCGCCGAGGTCCTGACGACGGCGGGTGGTACCGAGCTGGGGAAAATCGGTCGGGCGCTGCAGCAGGTGCAGGTCGCGCCGACGCGCTTGCAGCGCGAGACGGCGCGCCTGGTCCGCACGCTGGCCCTCGTCGGGCTGTCGCTCTGTGCGCTGGTGGTCGTGGTTTACGCGCTGACCCGCGGCGGCGCGGCGCTGGCCTGGAAGGAGGGGCTGCTGGCGGGCATCGCGATGGCGATGGCGACCCTGCCCGAGGAGTTCCCGGTCGTCCTGACAGTCTTCCTGGCGCTCGGCGCCTGGCGCATTTCGCGCAGCCAGGTGCTGACGCGCCGCATGCCGGCGGTCGAGACGCTGGGCGCTGCGACGGTGCTCTGCGTCGACAAGACCGGGACGCTGACGGTCAATCAGATGGCGCTGCGAACCCTGAGCGCCGAGGGCTGCGCCCTGACCCTCGACGGCAGCGAGACGGCCCTGCCTGAGGCGCTGCACGCTCTGCTCGAGAGCGCGATCCTCGCCAGCAAACGCGATCCCTTCGATCCGATGGAGCGCGCGCTGCAAGGCGCCGGAGAGCGGCTGCTGCGCAACACGGAGCACCTGCATCCGGAGTGGCGGCTCTTGCGCGAGTTCCCGCTGACGGCGGAGCGCTTGGCGGTCACGCACGCCTGGGATCCGCTCGCTGGGGCGGAGGCTGCGATCGCGGTCAAGGGTGCGCCGGAGACGGTGGCGGCGATGTGTGCGCTGACGCCGGAGCGGCGCGTCGCGTTCGAGCAGGAGGTCGCGCGCCTCGCCGGGGAGGGGTTGCGGGTGCTGGCGGTCGCCTGTGGTGCGGCGCCGACGCGGGCGCTGCCCGAGCAGCCTGAGCAGCTCGGCCTGACGCTGGTCGGGCTGCTCGGCTTCGCCGATCCCCTGCGGTCGACAGTGCCTGCCGCGGTCAGCGAGTGCCACGCCGCGGGGATCCGCGTCGTGATGATCACCGGCGACTATCCCGTCACGGCGCTCAGTATCGCGCGCCAGGCGGGCCTCGGCGACGCCGCGAGGGTCATGACCGGCGAGGCGCTCGATGCCCTCAGCGACGAGGACCTGGCGCGGAGGGTGGGCCAGGTGGAGGTCTTTGCCCGGGTGGTGCCGGCGCAGAAGCTGCGCATCGTCAACGCGCTCAAGGCCGCGGGCGAGGTGGTGGCGATGACGGGGGATGGCGTCAACGATGCGCCCGCGCTCAAGGCCGCCCATATCGGCATCGCGATGGGGGCGCGCGGCACGGACGTCGCGCGCGAGGCCGCGGCGCTCGTGTTGCTCGACGACGACTTCTCCTCGATCGTGGCCGCCGTGCGCCTCGGCCGGCGGATCTTCGACAACATTCGGAAGGCGGTGGCCTTCATCCTCGCCGTCCATGTGCCGATTGCCGGCCTCTCGATGATTCCCGTGCTGTTGGGCGACTGGCCGCTCTTGTTGCTGCCGGTGCACATCGTCTTCCTCGAGCTGGTGATCGATCCCTCGTGCTCCTTGGTCTACGAGGCCGAGGAGGCCGAGCCCGACGTGATGCGGCGTCCGCCGCGCAGTCCGCGCGAGCGCCTCTTCTCCTGGCGGACCATTGGCGTCAGCGTGCTACAAGGCCTGAGCGTCCTGGTGGTCTGTCTGGCGGTCTTCGTCTGGGCCAGGCGCCACCACTCCACCGACGCGGCGCGCGCGCTGACCTTCGCCAGCCTCGTCGTCGCCTCCTTGATGATCATCCTCACCAATCGCTCGTGGTCGCGGACGATCGCGGCGACGCTGCGGCAGCCCAACGCCGCGCTGTGGTGGGTCGTCGGCGGCACGACGGTCCTGCTAGCGGTGGTGCTGCTGCTGCCGGGCGCGCGTCGGCTCTTTCACTTCGCGCCGATCCACCTGCCCGACCTCGCGCTGGCGCTGGGGGGCGGTCTGACCTGCGTCCTATGGTTCGAGCTGCTGAAGCTCAGCCAGCGCTGGGGCGGCTGGCTCAGCGTGTCGGCGCGTGGGGCGCGGCCCCAAGGTCGGCGCTCTAACGCCCCAGATGATCGAGGAGCGTCTTGA
- a CDS encoding manganese efflux pump yields MSPFVLLAIAIGLAMDAFAVALAVGLSLERVTPGHTFRLAWHFGLFQFLMPIVGWLVGLTVQRSWAAFDHWVVFGLLSALGGKMIVEALRTRDASSRRADPTRGWSLVGLSLATSLDALAVGLSLALLGTRIWYPALVIGLTAGALTALGLQLGRPLGALFGRRVEVLGGAVLVAIGVKTLLDHLGR; encoded by the coding sequence ATGTCGCCCTTCGTCCTGCTGGCGATCGCGATTGGCCTGGCGATGGACGCCTTCGCGGTCGCCCTCGCCGTCGGTCTCAGCCTCGAGCGCGTGACCCCCGGTCATACCTTTCGCCTCGCCTGGCACTTCGGCCTGTTTCAGTTCCTGATGCCCATCGTCGGCTGGCTGGTCGGCCTGACCGTGCAGCGCTCCTGGGCCGCCTTCGATCATTGGGTCGTCTTTGGCCTGCTCTCCGCGCTGGGCGGCAAGATGATCGTCGAAGCCCTGCGCACGCGCGACGCGAGCAGCCGCCGGGCCGACCCCACGCGCGGCTGGTCGCTGGTCGGCCTCTCGCTCGCGACCAGCCTCGACGCGCTGGCCGTCGGGCTCTCGCTGGCCCTCCTCGGAACGCGGATCTGGTATCCGGCGCTCGTGATCGGCCTCACCGCGGGCGCGCTCACGGCGCTCGGCCTGCAGCTTGGCCGGCCGCTCGGCGCGCTCTTCGGTCGCCGCGTCGAGGTCCTGGGCGGCGCCGTGCTGGTCGCCATCGGCGTCAAGACGCTCCTCGATCATCTGGGGCGTTAG
- a CDS encoding lasso peptide biosynthesis B2 protein gives MRCCSWGSFACCCEGAPLGVVLRFGRAAAGRRAGPLASASVGGDRVAAIVRAVDRAARALPGASSCLARALVAQRLLRRAGVAAELRIGVARDGSRAGLAAHAWVVDGERVLVGDQAQPERYEPLPLVLAPRRRPSAPSSA, from the coding sequence GTGCGATGCTGCTCTTGGGGCTCGTTCGCCTGCTGCTGCGAGGGGGCGCCGCTGGGCGTCGTGCTGCGCTTCGGACGCGCCGCGGCAGGTCGTCGGGCCGGGCCCTTGGCGTCGGCCTCGGTCGGTGGCGATCGGGTGGCGGCGATCGTGCGGGCGGTCGACCGCGCGGCGCGCGCGCTGCCGGGCGCGTCGAGTTGCCTGGCGCGCGCGCTCGTGGCCCAGCGCCTGCTGCGGCGCGCCGGCGTCGCCGCCGAGCTTCGTATCGGCGTGGCGCGCGATGGCTCGCGCGCCGGCCTGGCGGCCCACGCCTGGGTCGTGGACGGCGAGCGCGTGCTCGTCGGCGACCAGGCGCAGCCCGAGCGCTATGAGCCACTGCCGCTCGTGCTGGCTCCGCGGCGCCGACCTTCAGCGCCGTCTTCCGCCTAG
- a CDS encoding serine/threonine protein kinase, giving the protein MSYEGELEEHPLAGHFNRLTPDQVSHAVEVGGARCTGRFFALNSYENRVYQIELEDESSVVAKFYRPGRWSRAAIADEHRFLAELAELEIPVVSPLPLGDGQTIGEVDGILYAIYPRLRGRAPQELDDEQLAILGRLLGRLHNAGAAGTASARRPLNPQTYGRENLALLLERDLIDPEARAVYAATVEALLTRIEPLFAGVPTHRLHGDCHLGNLLWAPSGPTFLDFDDLCLGPAAQDVWLLVPSFDDDGVRQRELLLEGYRQFRPFDRQWLRLVEPLRALRFIHYSTWIARRWQDPTFQRTFSHFGTVQYWQREIQDLREQIARIDSTAGWG; this is encoded by the coding sequence ATGAGTTACGAAGGCGAGCTCGAAGAGCATCCACTGGCGGGCCACTTCAACCGCTTGACGCCCGACCAGGTCAGCCACGCTGTCGAGGTCGGGGGCGCGCGCTGCACCGGGCGCTTTTTCGCGCTCAACAGCTACGAGAACCGCGTCTATCAGATCGAGCTCGAGGACGAGAGCAGCGTCGTCGCGAAGTTCTACCGCCCCGGGCGCTGGAGCCGCGCCGCCATCGCCGACGAGCACCGCTTTCTCGCCGAGCTGGCCGAGCTGGAGATCCCGGTCGTCTCCCCGCTGCCGCTCGGCGACGGGCAAACGATTGGCGAGGTCGACGGCATTCTCTATGCGATCTATCCGCGCCTGCGCGGTCGCGCCCCGCAAGAGCTCGACGACGAGCAGCTCGCGATCCTGGGTCGGCTGCTCGGCCGCCTGCACAACGCGGGGGCCGCGGGCACCGCGAGCGCGCGCCGGCCGCTCAATCCGCAGACCTACGGTAGAGAGAACCTCGCGCTGCTGCTCGAGCGCGACCTCATCGATCCCGAGGCGCGCGCCGTCTATGCCGCCACCGTCGAGGCGCTGCTGACCCGCATCGAGCCGCTCTTCGCCGGTGTGCCGACGCACCGCCTCCACGGCGACTGCCATCTCGGCAATCTGCTCTGGGCGCCGAGCGGGCCGACCTTCCTCGATTTCGATGATCTCTGCCTCGGTCCGGCCGCCCAGGATGTCTGGCTCCTGGTCCCGAGCTTCGACGACGACGGTGTGCGCCAACGCGAGCTCTTGCTCGAGGGCTATCGCCAGTTTCGCCCCTTCGACCGCCAGTGGCTGCGCCTGGTCGAACCGCTGCGCGCCCTGCGCTTCATCCACTACAGCACCTGGATCGCCCGCCGCTGGCAGGATCCGACCTTCCAGCGCACCTTCAGCCATTTCGGCACGGTCCAGTACTGGCAGCGCGAAATCCAGGACCTCCGCGAGCAGATCGCCCGCATCGACAGCACCGCCGGCTGGGGCTGA
- a CDS encoding type IV pilus twitching motility protein PilT, with product MLRRMVEVGASDLHLVTGMPPLGRVHGKMRRLLDRPPLTHAELRELLFEVITDRAYEQFCRTNDTDFAYAIEGVARFRANYFVDRKGIAAVFRFIPFEVLRPEQIGLPRKAVDLCQLTKGMVLVTGPTGSGKSTTLASLIDQINRTRDDHIITIEDPVEFTHENKKCLVSQREVGTHTESFRSALRAALREDPDIVLVGELRDLETVSIALETAETGHLVLGTLHTTTAASTVDRIIDQFPPSQQAQIRIMLAGSLRGVIAQVLCAKRGGGRVAAYEVLLGTPAIANLIREGKTAQIASIMQTSRTLGMQSMNDQLVDLVRARTVEPEEAYLKTYDRTGLLQAFQSAGIVFQPDQA from the coding sequence ATGCTGCGGCGCATGGTCGAGGTCGGCGCCAGCGACCTGCACCTCGTCACGGGAATGCCGCCGCTCGGGCGAGTTCACGGCAAGATGCGTCGCCTGCTCGATCGCCCACCGCTGACCCACGCCGAGCTGCGCGAGCTGCTCTTCGAGGTGATCACGGATCGTGCCTACGAGCAGTTCTGCCGCACCAACGACACCGACTTCGCCTATGCGATCGAGGGCGTGGCGCGCTTTCGCGCCAACTACTTCGTCGACCGCAAGGGCATCGCCGCGGTCTTCCGCTTCATCCCCTTCGAGGTGCTACGCCCCGAGCAGATCGGGCTGCCGCGCAAGGCGGTCGACCTCTGCCAGCTCACCAAGGGCATGGTGCTCGTCACCGGTCCGACCGGCAGCGGCAAGTCGACGACCTTGGCCTCGTTGATCGACCAGATCAACCGCACGCGTGACGACCACATCATCACGATCGAGGATCCCGTCGAGTTCACCCACGAGAACAAGAAGTGCCTGGTCAGTCAGCGTGAGGTCGGGACGCATACCGAATCGTTTCGGAGCGCGCTGCGCGCCGCGCTGCGCGAGGACCCGGACATCGTCCTCGTCGGCGAGCTGCGCGACCTCGAGACCGTCTCGATCGCCCTCGAGACGGCAGAGACCGGTCACCTGGTGCTTGGCACGCTGCATACGACGACCGCGGCCAGCACGGTCGATCGCATCATCGATCAGTTTCCGCCGAGCCAGCAGGCGCAGATCCGCATCATGCTCGCCGGGTCATTGCGCGGCGTGATCGCCCAGGTGCTCTGCGCCAAGAGGGGCGGCGGCCGCGTCGCCGCCTACGAGGTGCTGCTCGGGACCCCGGCCATCGCCAACCTGATCCGCGAGGGCAAGACCGCGCAGATCGCGAGCATCATGCAGACCAGCCGCACGCTCGGCATGCAGTCGATGAACGACCAGCTCGTCGACCTGGTCAGGGCCCGGACGGTCGAACCCGAGGAGGCCTACCTCAAGACCTACGACCGCACGGGCCTGCTCCAGGCCTTCCAGTCGGCCGGCATCGTCTTCCAGCCCGATCAGGCATAG